The proteins below come from a single Desulfovibrio sp. genomic window:
- a CDS encoding DDE-type integrase/transposase/recombinase produces the protein MDFVSDSLTGGRRIRILTIADLWDRSSSALEVDMSLPGIRVVRVLERLRLQGRLLERIKVDTGPEFISKALDTWAFEHGVQIEFTRPGKPTDNGHIESFNGK, from the coding sequence ATGGACTTTGTAAGCGACTCCCTTACGGGTGGACGACGCATCCGGATTTTGACAATTGCCGATCTATGGGATCGTTCAAGCTCCGCGCTCGAAGTGGACATGTCGTTGCCTGGAATTCGAGTTGTGCGTGTTCTTGAAAGGCTACGCCTTCAAGGAAGGTTACTGGAGCGTATCAAGGTTGATACTGGGCCGGAATTTATCAGTAAGGCCCTGGACACATGGGCTTTTGAGCATGGAGTGCAGATAGAGTTTACTCGTCCGGGGAAGCCCACGGATAATGGGCACATTGAAAGCTTTAACGGAAAAT